In Palaemon carinicauda isolate YSFRI2023 chromosome 18, ASM3689809v2, whole genome shotgun sequence, a genomic segment contains:
- the LOC137657523 gene encoding uncharacterized protein, with protein MLTLQQQRALLPKRAYTVSIDMADAYWHITINRQLSSYLGFRLQKEKYAFRAIPSGLNIPPRISTNLAEAVVQHLPLQGVQVVFCLDDWLVWAASETKYMQASKKVIQFLEHLGFKINTKNP; from the coding sequence atgctgacccttcaacagcAAAGGGCCCTGTTGCctaaaagggcatacacagtctccatagacatggcagatgcctattggcacattacgatcaatcgccaactctcctcctacctaggattcaggctacaaaaagaaaagtacgctttcagagccataccCTCCGGACTAAACATACCCCCAAGGATCTCCACGAACCTTGCAGAAGCTGTCGTTCAACATCTACCCCTACAAGGGGTCCAGGTGGTATTCtgtctggacgattggctggtgtgggcagcatcagaaacgaaatacatgcaagcatccaagaaagtgatccagttcctggaacatctaggatttaagatcaacaccaaaaaCCCTTGA